Proteins co-encoded in one Kutzneria chonburiensis genomic window:
- the ctaD gene encoding cytochrome c oxidase subunit I produces MTAVAPQPIATRPYPTRTTVKGSLLLRLFRTTDHKQIGIMYLVTSFVFFMVGGAMALLMRTELARPGLQFLSQEQFNQLFTMHGTIMLLLYATPIVFGFANFVLPLQIGSPDVAFPRLNAFAYWAYLFGGTIVVAGFLTPGGAADFGWFAYTPLSDMVHSPGVGADMWITGLILSGLGTILGGVNMITTVVCLRAPGMTMFRMPIFTWNILVTSILVLLAFPILTAALFGLLADRHLGAHVFDPANGGVILWQHLFWFFGHPEVYIVALPFFGIVSEIFPVFSRKPLFGYKGLIYATLGIAALSVTVWAHHMYATGAVLLPFFSFMTFLIAVPTGVKFFNWIGTMWKGQLTFETPMLFSVGFLITFLFGGLTGVLLAAPAIDFHVSDSYFVVAHFHYVLFGTIVFATYAGIYFWFPKITGRMLDEGLGKLHFWTTFIGFHTTFLVQHWLGAEGMPRRYADYLSSDGFTTLNTVSTIGAYILGASTLPFLWNVFRSYRYGEVVEVDDPWGYCNSLEWATSCPPPRHNFTSLPRIRSERPAFELHYPHMVERLRLEAEYGHIPAPSEALTAAVTGSDDPTEK; encoded by the coding sequence GTGACGGCCGTAGCACCGCAGCCGATCGCTACGCGTCCTTATCCGACGCGCACGACGGTGAAGGGTTCCCTCCTGCTGCGGTTGTTCCGTACTACGGACCACAAGCAGATCGGAATCATGTACCTGGTCACCTCGTTCGTCTTCTTCATGGTGGGCGGCGCGATGGCCCTCCTGATGCGGACCGAGCTGGCCCGGCCGGGGCTGCAGTTCCTGTCGCAGGAGCAGTTCAACCAGCTGTTCACCATGCACGGCACGATCATGCTGCTGCTGTACGCGACGCCGATCGTGTTCGGCTTCGCCAACTTCGTGCTGCCGCTGCAGATCGGCTCGCCCGACGTGGCCTTCCCGCGGCTGAACGCGTTCGCCTACTGGGCCTACCTGTTCGGCGGCACCATCGTGGTGGCCGGCTTCCTGACCCCGGGCGGCGCGGCCGACTTCGGCTGGTTCGCCTACACCCCGCTGTCGGACATGGTCCACTCGCCGGGCGTCGGCGCCGACATGTGGATCACCGGTCTGATCCTGTCCGGCCTCGGCACCATCCTCGGCGGCGTCAACATGATCACCACGGTGGTCTGCCTGCGCGCCCCCGGCATGACCATGTTCCGGATGCCGATCTTCACCTGGAACATCCTGGTCACCTCGATCCTGGTGCTGCTGGCCTTCCCGATCCTGACCGCCGCCCTGTTCGGCCTGCTGGCCGACCGGCACCTCGGCGCGCACGTGTTCGACCCGGCCAACGGCGGCGTGATCCTCTGGCAGCACCTGTTCTGGTTCTTCGGCCATCCCGAGGTCTACATCGTCGCGCTGCCGTTCTTCGGCATCGTGTCCGAGATCTTCCCGGTGTTCAGCCGCAAGCCGCTGTTCGGCTACAAGGGCCTGATCTACGCCACGCTGGGCATCGCCGCCCTTTCGGTCACGGTGTGGGCCCACCACATGTACGCCACCGGCGCGGTGCTGCTGCCGTTCTTCTCCTTCATGACCTTCCTGATCGCGGTCCCGACCGGTGTGAAGTTCTTCAACTGGATCGGCACCATGTGGAAGGGGCAGCTGACCTTCGAGACGCCGATGCTGTTCAGCGTCGGCTTCCTGATCACCTTCCTCTTCGGCGGCCTGACCGGCGTGCTGCTGGCCGCGCCGGCCATCGACTTCCACGTCTCCGACTCGTACTTCGTGGTGGCGCACTTCCACTACGTGCTCTTCGGCACCATCGTGTTCGCCACCTACGCGGGCATCTACTTCTGGTTCCCGAAGATCACCGGCCGGATGCTGGACGAGGGCCTTGGCAAGCTGCACTTCTGGACCACGTTCATCGGCTTCCACACCACCTTCCTGGTCCAGCACTGGCTGGGTGCCGAGGGCATGCCCCGCCGGTACGCCGACTACCTGTCCAGCGACGGCTTCACCACGCTGAACACGGTGTCCACCATCGGCGCGTACATCCTGGGCGCCTCCACCCTGCCGTTCCTGTGGAACGTGTTCCGCAGCTATCGGTACGGCGAGGTCGTCGAGGTGGACGACCCGTGGGGCTACTGCAACTCGCTGGAGTGGGCGACCTCCTGCCCGCCGCCGCGGCACAACTTCACCTCGCTGCCCCGGATCCGCTCCGAGCGCCCGGCGTTCGAGCTGCACTACCCGCACATGGTCGAGCGGCTGCGGCTGGAGGCCGAGTACGGCCACATCCCGGCCCCGTCCGAGGCGCTCACCGCGGCCGTCACGGGTAGCGACGACCCGACGGAGAAGTGA
- the serB gene encoding phosphoserine phosphatase SerB, which yields MTSSHAATVLITVTGPDKPGVSSVLFAVLTRHGVEVLDVEQVVIRGKLVLGVLVNADRDPEGLQETVEQAMASVAMNVDVEIGADPRSSSQQGSSHVLVVMGRPVTARAFTEVARKLAALGVNIDAIHRVADYPVTGLELRVSVPDDTAEQDALLRNAVAEISARVNLDVAVERAGLTRRAKRLVVFDVDSTLVQGEVIEMLAARAGCEDKVREITEAAMRGELDFAQSLERRVALLAGLPETVLDDVAAQLELTPGARTTVRTLKRLGFRCGVVSGGFTRVIRGLADELGLDFCMANQLEVADGRLTGRTTGRVIDRAGKAQALREFADAYHIPLAQCVAVGDGANDIDMLSAAGMGVAFNAKPALREVADAALSHPFLDAVLFVLGVTRAEVEAADAADGLEPLRL from the coding sequence GTGACCAGTTCCCACGCAGCCACGGTCCTGATCACCGTCACCGGACCGGACAAGCCCGGCGTGTCGTCGGTGCTGTTCGCCGTGCTCACCCGGCACGGCGTCGAGGTGCTCGACGTCGAGCAGGTGGTGATCCGGGGCAAGCTGGTGCTGGGTGTGCTGGTCAACGCCGACCGCGACCCCGAGGGCCTCCAGGAGACCGTCGAGCAGGCCATGGCCAGCGTCGCGATGAACGTGGACGTGGAGATCGGGGCCGATCCGCGCAGCTCGTCCCAGCAGGGCTCCAGCCATGTGCTGGTCGTGATGGGCCGCCCGGTGACTGCCCGGGCCTTCACCGAGGTCGCCCGCAAGCTGGCCGCGCTCGGCGTGAACATCGACGCCATCCACCGGGTCGCCGACTACCCGGTTACCGGCCTTGAGCTGCGGGTTTCCGTGCCCGACGACACCGCAGAGCAGGACGCCCTGCTGCGCAACGCCGTCGCCGAGATCTCCGCGCGGGTGAACCTGGACGTGGCCGTTGAGCGGGCCGGGCTGACCCGGCGGGCCAAGCGCCTGGTCGTGTTCGACGTCGACTCCACGCTCGTGCAGGGCGAGGTCATCGAGATGCTGGCCGCGCGGGCCGGCTGCGAGGACAAGGTCCGCGAGATCACCGAGGCCGCCATGCGCGGCGAGCTGGACTTCGCTCAGTCGTTGGAGCGGCGGGTCGCGCTGCTGGCCGGGCTGCCCGAGACGGTGCTGGACGACGTCGCCGCCCAGCTCGAGCTCACCCCCGGCGCCCGCACCACCGTCCGCACGCTCAAGCGGCTCGGCTTCCGCTGCGGCGTCGTCTCCGGCGGCTTCACCCGGGTCATCCGGGGCCTGGCCGACGAGCTCGGGCTCGACTTCTGCATGGCCAACCAGCTCGAGGTGGCCGACGGACGGCTCACCGGGCGCACCACCGGCCGGGTCATCGACCGCGCCGGCAAGGCCCAGGCCCTGCGGGAGTTCGCCGACGCGTACCACATCCCGCTGGCCCAGTGCGTCGCAGTCGGCGACGGGGCCAACGACATCGACATGCTGTCAGCCGCCGGCATGGGCGTCGCCTTCAACGCCAAGCCCGCCCTGCGCGAGGTCGCCGACGCCGCCCTGTCGCACCCGTTCCTCGACGCCGTGCTCTTCGTGCTCGGCGTCACCCGCGCCGAGGTCGAGGCGGCCGACGCCGCCGACGGTCTGGAACCATTGCGACTGTGA
- a CDS encoding peptidyl-tRNA hydrolase, translating to MNVLQPLADRYAWWLRRPAPQDTSDEDPAEVRAMPIVLRIEKAAPPARTALLEAAAAAAIAVCLDPRATEPEGEWHADVAAWIDGRIRKVSRRARGAHWEAVQALPGVTVRVGDAEARALLPWKVAETPYEVKRLQITGSELPVDEPGPAADGVPVLWINPDVPMTAGKAAAQVGHATMLLAALLPPAELEAWQAAGFPCAVRTPEPADWKLLVPGDDPAGAWQSRGVVAVRDAGFTEVAPGTVTVVAQRASS from the coding sequence GTGAACGTGCTTCAACCGCTTGCCGATCGTTACGCCTGGTGGCTCCGTCGGCCCGCCCCGCAGGACACCTCCGACGAGGATCCGGCGGAGGTACGGGCCATGCCGATCGTGCTGCGCATCGAGAAGGCCGCGCCGCCCGCGCGGACGGCGTTGCTGGAGGCGGCCGCGGCGGCGGCGATCGCCGTCTGCCTCGATCCGCGGGCCACGGAGCCCGAGGGGGAGTGGCACGCCGACGTGGCGGCGTGGATCGACGGCCGGATCCGGAAGGTGTCGCGGCGGGCCCGCGGGGCGCACTGGGAGGCCGTGCAGGCGTTGCCCGGTGTGACCGTGCGGGTCGGGGACGCCGAGGCACGGGCGTTGCTGCCGTGGAAGGTGGCCGAGACGCCGTACGAGGTGAAGCGGCTCCAGATCACCGGCAGTGAGCTGCCCGTCGACGAGCCCGGTCCGGCGGCGGACGGCGTTCCGGTGCTGTGGATCAATCCCGATGTGCCGATGACCGCCGGCAAGGCCGCCGCCCAGGTCGGGCACGCCACCATGCTGCTCGCGGCCCTGTTGCCACCGGCCGAGCTGGAAGCCTGGCAAGCCGCCGGATTCCCTTGTGCAGTCAGGACTCCCGAGCCCGCCGACTGGAAGCTCCTGGTCCCCGGCGACGATCCCGCCGGCGCCTGGCAGTCCCGCGGCGTCGTCGCCGTCCGGGACGCCGGCTTCACTGAAGTCGCTCCCGGCACGGTCACCGTCGTCGCGCAGCGGGCCTCGTCGTGA
- a CDS encoding OsmC family protein — translation MTVSVRRVGDGRFVATAPGGATVEIGGDGFSPVQLLEAALAACAAMTAEQLIVRRTHADFTVTATGDEAAHELRSVDLAFDLPADEPLATVIPRAVARECKVSRTVEHGAPVTVRLQD, via the coding sequence GTGACCGTCTCCGTCCGACGGGTCGGCGACGGTCGCTTCGTCGCCACCGCGCCCGGCGGTGCCACGGTCGAGATCGGCGGCGACGGCTTCTCACCCGTCCAGCTGCTCGAAGCCGCCCTCGCCGCCTGTGCGGCCATGACCGCCGAGCAGCTCATCGTCCGTCGCACCCATGCCGACTTCACCGTCACCGCCACGGGCGACGAGGCCGCCCATGAGCTCCGCAGCGTCGACCTCGCCTTCGACCTGCCGGCCGACGAGCCGCTGGCCACCGTCATCCCCCGGGCCGTGGCCCGCGAGTGCAAGGTCAGCCGCACCGTCGAGCACGGCGCCCCGGTCACGGTCCGCCTCCAGGACTGA
- a CDS encoding DUF2231 domain-containing protein has protein sequence MTNEVQQAKRPVSAALAGPYGHPFHPMLVTVPIGAWVAALVFDIASRFVAEPAFLVAGSLWLIGIGVLGALAAAMVGFLDLFAIPTGTPAFRTGLTHMSLNLTVTVGYVANFLWRRAADTVNGPVGLGPLLLSVVCLLLLAAAGYLGGKLAYHYGVRVADEATQADGFRR, from the coding sequence ATGACCAACGAGGTGCAGCAGGCGAAACGGCCGGTGAGCGCGGCCCTGGCCGGCCCGTACGGCCACCCGTTCCATCCGATGCTGGTCACGGTGCCGATCGGGGCGTGGGTGGCGGCGCTGGTGTTCGACATCGCGTCTCGCTTCGTGGCCGAGCCGGCCTTCCTCGTCGCGGGATCGCTGTGGCTGATCGGGATCGGCGTGCTGGGCGCGCTGGCCGCGGCGATGGTCGGCTTCCTGGACCTGTTCGCGATCCCCACCGGCACGCCGGCCTTCCGCACCGGGCTGACCCACATGAGCCTGAACCTGACGGTCACCGTCGGCTACGTGGCGAACTTCCTGTGGCGGCGGGCCGCGGACACCGTGAACGGCCCGGTCGGCCTCGGCCCGCTGCTGCTGTCGGTGGTCTGCCTGCTGCTACTGGCCGCGGCCGGCTACCTCGGCGGCAAGCTCGCCTACCACTACGGCGTCCGGGTGGCCGACGAAGCCACCCAGGCCGACGGCTTCCGCCGCTGA
- a CDS encoding dienelactone hydrolase family protein — MTSLRFTSRTTSDGVVERDFTVGEVPGVLWSPAAGPDHAPVVLMGHGGGLHKKTPAQRARAVDTVTRWGFHVVAIDAPGHGERPLSAEDEQVRDEFKQAMKTGDIERFRKVSVGYALSLAERAVPEWQRTLDAVQELPEIGTEAPIGYGGGISLGTAIGIPLVAADSRISAAIFGGGFFAYEEELAAARHITVPVLFLLPWDDQYVDRQDGLELFDAFASKEKTLHANPGDHRTIRWHGVDDGFLARHLG; from the coding sequence ATGACTTCCTTGCGTTTCACCTCCCGTACGACGTCGGACGGCGTCGTCGAGCGCGACTTCACCGTGGGCGAGGTCCCCGGTGTGCTCTGGTCGCCCGCGGCCGGCCCCGATCACGCCCCGGTGGTGCTGATGGGGCACGGCGGCGGCCTGCACAAGAAGACGCCGGCGCAGCGGGCCCGGGCCGTCGACACGGTGACCAGGTGGGGTTTCCATGTGGTGGCCATCGACGCGCCCGGGCACGGCGAACGCCCGCTGTCGGCCGAGGACGAGCAGGTCCGCGACGAGTTCAAGCAGGCCATGAAGACCGGCGACATCGAGCGGTTCCGCAAGGTCAGCGTGGGCTACGCGCTCTCGCTGGCCGAGCGGGCGGTGCCGGAGTGGCAGCGGACCCTGGACGCGGTCCAGGAACTGCCGGAGATCGGCACCGAGGCGCCGATCGGCTACGGCGGCGGCATCTCGCTGGGCACCGCGATCGGGATTCCGTTGGTGGCCGCGGATTCGCGTATCTCAGCGGCCATCTTCGGCGGCGGTTTCTTCGCGTACGAAGAGGAACTCGCGGCGGCGCGGCACATCACGGTCCCCGTGCTGTTCCTACTGCCCTGGGACGACCAGTACGTGGACCGCCAGGACGGCCTGGAGTTGTTCGACGCCTTCGCGTCCAAGGAGAAGACGTTGCACGCCAACCCGGGCGACCATCGCACCATCCGCTGGCACGGGGTCGACGACGGTTTCCTGGCCCGGCATCTCGGCTAG